One genomic segment of Homo sapiens chromosome 14, GRCh38.p14 Primary Assembly includes these proteins:
- the CCNB1IP1 gene encoding E3 ubiquitin-protein ligase CCNB1IP1, with product MSLCEDMLLCNYRKCRIKLSGYAWVTACSHIFCDQHGSGEFSRSPAICPACNSTLSGKLDIVRTELSPSEEYKAMVLAGLRPEIVLDISSRALAFWTYQVHQERLYQEYNFSKAEGHLKQMEKIYTQQIQSKDVELTSMKGEVTSMKKVLEEYKKKFSDISEKLMERNRQYQKLQGLYDSLRLRNITIANHEGTLEPSMIAQSGVLGFPLGNNSKFPLDNTPVRNRGDGDGDFQFRPFFAGSPTAPEPSNSFFSFVSPSRELEQQQVSSRAFKVKRI from the exons ATGTCTTTGTGTGAAGACATGCTGCTTTGTAATTATCGAAAGTGTCGCATCAAACTCTCTGGCTATGCATGGGTCACTGCCTGCTCTCACATCTTCTGTGATCAGCATGGCAGTGGTGAGTTTAGTCGCTCACCAGCTATCTGTCCTGCCTGCAACAGTACCCTTTCTGGAAAGCTAGATATTGTCCGCACAGAACTCAGTCCATCAGAGGAATATAAAGCTATGGTATTGGCAGGACTGCGACCAGAGATCGTGTTGGACATTAGCTCCCGAGCGCTGGCCTTCTGGACATATCAG GTACATCAGGAACGTCTCTATCAAGAATACAATTTCAGCAAGGCTGAGGGCCATCTGAAACAGATGGAGAAGATATATACTCAGCAAATACAAAGCAAGGATGTAGAATTGACCTCTATGAAAGGGGAGGTTACCTCCATGAAGAAAGTACTAGAAGAATACAAGAAAAAGTTCAGTGACATCTCTGAGAAACTTATGGAGCGCAATCGTCAGTATCAAAAGCTCCAAGGCCTCTATGATAGCCTTAGGCTACGAAACATCACTATTGCTAACCATGAAGGCACCCTTGAACCATCCATGATTGCACAGTCTGGTGTTCTTGGCTTCCCATTAG GTAACAACTCCAAGTTTCCTTTGGATAATACACCTGTTCGAAATCGGGGCGATGGAGATGGAGATTTTCAGTTCAGACCATTTTTTGCGGGTTCTCCCACAGCACCTGAACCCAGCAACAGCTTTTTTAGTTTTGTCTCTCCAAGTCGTGAATTAGAGCAGCAGCAAGTTTCTAGCAGGGCCTTCAAAGTAAAAAGAATTTGA